The Gammaproteobacteria bacterium genome includes the window TGGCCACTCATGTCCAGTTGACCATTGGGTTGGTGTAAATAAGTTAGGGTGTCCGGTGAGGTATTTTGAGGGATTATAGTGATGTTAAATTTACTATAAGCTTCTCCTGTGACGGTGCATCTGCCTCGCTGCGGAGGTTTATAAGATGCTGTGTTCTTAATGCTGCGAGTTGCGGCGTTTGAAAAATGGATGTCTAGAACATCGCTGTTATGTTGTATTGTCGCGTAAATTGGTATTGTTTTATTTGTAGGCGCAATAACAGTTCCAAACCGTAAACTTTTATCGCAATTAATAGACAGTGCTTTGGTTGGTGTGCTGCCTATAAATAAAACAGTTAATAATATCAGGTTAATTATTTTCATGGTTGTTCCTTTTTGCTAACGGTTCGATTGAACTGGGTTTTTCCAATTTCTTTAAAACAATATCAGGGGTTGTGATGCTATCACCTTCATCGTGGATCTCAATATCAAACGCTGCGGGTGCATGTAGGCTAAGTCGTTTGATTAAATGAGGCTCTACTCGCAGTTGATATTTTCCGGGAATGACGTTGGGCAGATAAAAATAACCATCGTATTCAGAACGTAAAATAGTAGCCAATTCACCGGTCTCGGCGTGGCTCAGTTCCAAACTGACGTTGGCCGCTTCGATTTTCTCACCGTCGCGCAGCAAATAAACGTGACCGTCGATCTCGCCGATGCTGATCAGCGGAAATTCGAACTGCATGATGTGTCCTGCGTCGTGGTGTGATGCCGTAGCCTTCGCTGCTGGAGATCAGATAAGGATCACCCAAGGTGCTGGGGTTGAGTTGAATGTCCACTTTGCCGCCGCTGTTGAGGCCTGAGAGCAGCAGTTTGCCGTGGCGATTGCTCAGACCAGGACGGTAGCCCCGATTGAGCATAAACCCCACCCCTTGTACCGGTTGTTCCCAAAAATCCCGTTTGCCGTTGCGGTTTTCATCGAGGTAGCTCTGTGCCAGCACGGAACCTTCTTGTGCTTTGGCGGTGCTGGCAAAAAAGAGCGGGCGGTTGCGAACCGGATCGGGCAGCACACTGAAGGAGAGTTTTGCCCCTATGATAGAGGTCATCTTGCTGGCTGCCGCTGAGGGTCGCGCCGAAGTTGAGTACCTTAAAGCGTTGGTTGTAACCCAAGCTGTAGTAGACCGTCTGATCGTTGGCGGTTTGGTAGTTGCGGTTGGCGATTAGGCTGATGTTGCGTTCTTTGATCAAAACGATAGTTGGCTCCGAGGCTGGCGTTTTGGGTCTGTTGTTCGGGGTCGATGCTGTAATCGACGTTGCTGCGCAGGTTGAAGCCTTTGAGCAGTTTGTCGGCGTTGAAGCTGAGGCGAGCGCTGCCATTGAGGGTCGCGTCGCTGCTGCTGTTTTCT containing:
- a CDS encoding DUF4402 domain-containing protein, producing the protein MKIINLILLTVLFIGSTPTKALSINCDKSLRFGTVIAPTNKTIPIYATIQHNSDVLDIHFSNAATRSIKNTASYKPPQRGRCTVTGEAYSKFNITIIPQNTSPDTLTYLHQPNGQLDMSGQQTIYIGGRLNLARLSSKNQNHTMQIEVTCDAKNLTC
- a CDS encoding carboxypeptidase regulatory-like domain-containing protein, with protein sequence MQFEFPLISIGEIDGHVYLLRDGEKIEAANVSLELSHAETGELATILRSEYDGYFYLPNVIPGKYQLRVEPHLIKRLSLHAPAAFDIEIHDEGDSITTPDIVLKKLEKPSSIEPLAKRNNHENN